The Musa acuminata AAA Group cultivar baxijiao chromosome BXJ2-5, Cavendish_Baxijiao_AAA, whole genome shotgun sequence genomic interval TGACCTGGATTACCTTATTTCCAAGATAACCCATTAATCCCCTGCCAACACAAGAAACCTTCAAGTTCTTCACGTCACCTCTGATTTCACTTCGTACCCAAACTGTGAGAAATATGCCAACCATCTGTTTACTTGCGACCAAGCAATATCTAGAACTGTAACATAGCATTATTCAGAATTTCTAAAAGATATAAAACTTATCAGTAAGAACGGAACaaatcaaattgatgaaatcgttGATAGGAAGTACCTAGAGTGATATGACGAAATATCCCGTTCCTCTACGTATGCTGGATCACCATAAGCACATGACAACGGTGAGAAAAAACCTGTAGAAGGTGATTCTCCCCCAAATTTCTTGTCATCGAATAAGCCTCCACATCTAAAACTGGGATCAAAGTTACTTGGTCTGCTCACAATGCTCACCGGATCACAAACACTAAACCGGCGTTCCAACCTCGGTTGCATTACCATGATATCACCATCAATACTCATACTACGACTCATGGAATGGAATGAACGCCGGTGGAAGAATGACGAATTTTTCTTCCCTGTTGAGGACCCCTCAAAATCAGCATCTAGTTCCACAAGTGGATCAGGAACAGGGGATGATATACTATAGCTGCCGCAACTGTATGTGCCAGGAAGAGTATTCAGTGTTTTTCTAATAAGCGCCAGCCATTTCTTTGCTGGAACGTTGTCTTCTGCGCCGAGGACGTTTCCAGCATTGAGAGGAACGATCTCTTGAAATCTGAAAGGAAAAAAGGAATATAGTTGACATAAACTACTTCAGTGTCACTAATTTTATACTGCTATAGCGTGTTTCTATTTTCTttcaaatatcttaaaatttacagGAGGAAAGCAGAAAAATTAACCCCAAAACATATATGTCTGCGGGAGGTGAAGCATGGATCCACTCCTCAAGATTCAAATTTCTCGGTGGAGACTTCCCACCTACATTCCATGTCGAGAGAAAAATTCTAGAAACCAAAGAGTAGAACATTTTTGGATCACATATCAAATTGGAGGCCACTCAAAGATAAAAAGATTGAAaggagccaaaaaaaaaaagaggaagattacTTGTAGTCCTGAACATCTGTACTTTGAGCTGCGTCAACATCTAATTTTCCTTGCCAAACTCGATCGTAATTCTTCTTGTACAATCGCTCTGAGGACCATGAAGGAAAATTACCAAGAAAGAAATTGTGAAAGCCGGAACAGGCGAAACAAAAGAAACTAGCTATGTATTTGTGGTCCAAAGTTATTAACCAGAGAAAGCCCGATACTTTATACCTGTTCTGCTTTTCTTTACTGTGCATGTCTCCCTTTCTGTGAAGCTGGTCCTCCATTCCCCATCACCTCCTGATGAACACAGAGAATAACGaataaagaaaaggaagagaCCAAGAAAAAGGGTGTGGCTACTGGCTGGTGTACTTATATTCTAATGACTTTTACGAGTTTATGCATAGCCAAAGGAACAGATTTAGTACTGCACAACACATCAACAGGATGATATTTCAGTTGCAGATGTAAGCGAAAGCCTACTAACAAGCAGGGCATATGGCAAAGCAATCAAGAAGAAATATAATATCCCCTATCCAAATTCATGTAGTAGAAATTTCTAACCCAAGACACTACATGATAACTCAACACAAAACAACTTAAAGCTGTAAGCATGAGAACAACTGCCATAGGAATAGAAGCAATTAGAACTACCTTCTCCAGCTAAATCATCATCCGCATGGAAATCCTGAGGCTTGCTCTTGATGTTGAACCATTTCCTAACAAGCGTCTTGGACCATGATAGCTTCTCCAACAAAATGAGAGGGAAAAACCGGACATAATCAGCAATCTTTCAGACCAAACAGAGGCACAACAATAAAAATCAAATCTTTCGGCAGGAAAACCTTGCTTTTCTTCGAGTTCTCATCTCTCATTGTTTCAGCACTCCTTCATGCAGCCGCCGCGAGGTGGTTCCCCTCCCCACCTAGAAGCCTTCAGAAATCTGGGCCTTGTTTGGATCCCAATGGAGAAGAACAGCAAAAGCCGCCCTTTTTCTGCGTGCTACGTGACAAAAGACCGATTCGAAAGATTTTCCCACGGAGATGGATCAGGGAACTAGGAAGCCGCAGGAAAAGAGAAAGCCGGCTATCACCCTCGACAAAGGTACATCACCCGAGGGTCTATGGCGGAAAACAACGAGAACCGAGCAGGAGCCTGAGGATCCTCTCCAGTCCAAAGCGGAAAGGGAACGAAAAACCTCTCCTTTCGCAAATGGGACTTCGATTTAAAGCTTCGGGCTACAAGTCTAACGCAATGCGGGGTGGTAaagatcagattttggatacagaAACTCCGATATGGGCACTGAACggaagaaaaaagagagaatgggAGAATGGGGGAAGCAATGGAGCGCTCACATTCACAGACACCGCCCTTTCTTTCTCCTCAACCTCGTCCTCGGGGCACAGCAAAGTATCCAATTTGTAGCGAAGAGAATAAAGCGCAAGCGTtgagcgctctctctctctccctctcctctttgAGGCTTTTTTTTTGGTTACCCAAAATCGGAGCAAAGCTGATGAATAAATAGGGAAGAAATAAATTTCTTTTACTTAAATATcctgaaaaatatcattttattgatttatattaTACTAAGAAATTATATGCCACTATCGTGAAAATCCATTTTACAGAACCAGATTAACcacttataattattattaatattaatgaatttaaatcacaaagtaaacaaaaataaaatacttGAGATTttagaatttaatatttttttaacctaatattttaatttaatgatGAGATATGGAATTCGTCTATCAAAAATTAAGGTTTGAAAACCTCAatagatattttgaaaatattaattaacatatatgataatgattttgatcagTATAAAAAAATCTTAAGATATAATTATGTTTTATTCGGGAGTCAGCCTTATGTCAACCAAGGTTTCAAGGTACTGAGATGATTGACGCTTCGTAACATATAAAAGTGATCTAaactatccaaaaataataatttttgatCATATAAGTAAATAGTGAACAACGTCAGAAGCGCACCATCCCACACTATATAAGGAGCCATAACGTTTTGTACTATTTATCGTAGTTGACATAACACACAAAAATAATTCGAAAACTATCTAACATCGATTTTTAACTATGCAAGCGAGCGATGCGCGGTGCAATATCATTTTGCTGCTTGGGAGCCCCATCTAACACCAGAGTTTTAGGATGATTttcttatattaaaaaaaattataatatcataaTGATTAATTTAGAGACTACTAATCTAAATTaaaacatcatatatatatatatatatatatatatatatatatatatatatatatatatatataccccttTATTTCTTCCGGTGCAGTGAGATCATTGTACTGCTTCACTGTCGCTTCTGTAGATGAAATCCTCGCATCTACTGggagaaaaaaaatctcattgaTAGGCTAGTGTGTGTAGATGAGTACAAGTGTTGGAAGAATGGGGGGTGTGAGAGTAGTGTGTCTCTCCTCTCTTTGAGTTCCATTTTGTCCTTTCATCCCTTCCAAGACAGTGAGACCACTGTCATCCTTCGGTTACAGGGCTGTGATCTACAGGGAATGGGAATGTTTAAAGGAATTCCCACTTTTTTGTTGCATGGAGAAAGGTAGGGTTTAGCTTCTGAGAGATAGATCCAAGTGTGTTCCTTGAACTTTGGGCTACTCGACGCTGGCCGATGGCTACCCTTGGAGGTCGCCGTAGAGCTGGCTCAATGCTTGATGAGGAGGTAGAGAGGCCTAGTCCTGCCTTTGGATGCAGAAAGCAATTGGATGACACTATTGCTTGATTTAGCTCCTCAAATGGCCTCTGTTTTGAGGTCTGAACTGCACCGGTCTAGGATCCTAGCATGCTTAGATTTGGCTGAGAGAGAAAGGAGGGTTTGATTACGCAAGTTATGGTTAACGAGAGTTTGGAGAGCATCGAAAGGCTGGAAGTTGTGgatggaagaagaaaagaaggagcgaGAGGTGGAAGTGCACGAGTGATATCACTAGTGCACTCGTGAGATGAATGCCAATCCTTTTCCCTCGTTCGAGCTCCACTTGTGGATTCCCCACTCACTGGGAGGGGTTAACTAAGATCACAGAGACGACTTGGATTCAATGAAGACATGATGATCACACTAAGTGAGTGGCTCAACGCCATTGGATTCGGGTCGTGAAGCAGTTGAATTCGGTGTGCgaattgttagcataaaaaaaGAAAGGAGGAGACACAGAGAGTCAATGGGTAAGCAGTACCAACAGGGATTAGATCTAAAGGTTCTTCCAAACTAAAATAGTCTGTGCTTACAGCCACACCGAGAGTCACATGCCGACAGCTGACGGTAACAGAGATTACATATTAAGAAGAAGATCAAGTTGGGAACATGGGATCGTCCTCTGTGATGAAGAGCAGCTGCGTTGAGAAAACAGCGAGCTACTGTTCCCTGTTGCGTACCTAAATTTCTGGTTCTCTCTCATTCGATAGATAGGTGTAGGCGACTTGTGAAAGTGAAGCACTCTATATGAGTTTTGATCGTAGAAAGTCCCAGCGGCTGCAAGAAGAACTCAAAAAGCTGCACTCACTGATTTCCACTTCTTTTGATTGTTAAGAGAGACTGACTGTCTTGATTGATTGTTAGGGTGTGACAGCACCCACCTTCAGTCCCGAAATGCCACTAGTAGTTTAACAATTTTGGAAAGATCATGTGCATTCGGAGTCCATTGTCAAAGTATTTTGATGGAGATCATTCAAGATTCACATGCGAGGTACAGCCCATTGAGTGTATGTGCAAACTTCGGTGGATCAGCATGACAAATTTCCAGCGAAGTACATCCATATTATATTTAttacatggagagagagagagagagagagagagagagagagagagagagagagagagattgttgtaACTCATTGTTTTACGTTTAAGcatagaattcttcattttattATTCTCACCAGTTTTCTTTACTTGGAAACCATCTCTATGTTTGCAATCTGCACAACATGTGGAGTGGTTATATGCGCGAGGAGAGAGAAAGGGTAGTCAAAGGAGAGATCTAACAAAACTTTGAGCAAAGTATCTTCTCGCTCGCTCTCCTTTCTTTTTTTCAGCTTTAAGACCCTCCTCCATATACCGAGCTCATTGAGCTTTACTCTTTCTAATGGTTTTGTGCGAACATGTGCCCGCATCCTGCTGGCCTTTTCCTTGTGTCATTTTCTTGTACCTCTCTCTCCCGAGGAGTACATGATCTGTGAGTTCCTCCTGATAAAGCAACTTTGGCTCTCTAAATGCTGGAGTTGTACCCTCGAGGCGTAATGTAGGGACGATTTTTTTTGACTGGCTTTGTCGAACATAAATGGTcgacaagaaatcaatatgaaagAGGGGAGAAAAATGAACGGTAACACTGATTTATTGAGTGAACAATGTTTCCAAATGTTTTCACATTTCGAAGACTTGGAATATGATTCTCAACATATTCTCCTTGGAATTCAACTCAGGATATGATTCTCAACATTACATGGACACAGCCTTTGTAAGTTGTTTACATGAGTTGTGATGTGTCAAAACTGAAGCTCGGTGTTACAAAAATTCAAGCTCATAAAAATAATGGGATAAATAAAAGCAAAACATACACAACACCCAGGAGGACATACTCTGGGACTCCGTGGCTAAAACATCTTTCTTATTTCCCTACAAAACTGCAACAAACAACTTGCATAGAACATCTATCTGCTTTGTACAGAATCCACAGGCCTCATCCGGAAATCTCCCTTTTATTAATTCTTGCACCAAGATGCGGGGGCAGCCTGGTCAGAGCACTTAATAGAAATCCAGTTCACCACTTACAGTAACTGGTGGTACAATGTCGATCCTTGTTGCTTTACCTTCGGAAACCAATTGAGGCAGTGTATTAGCCTCCTTCGGTGCTGTGCCTGGTGCAGTCCAAAGCGTCGCATGAGGCCACTCATTTTTGGAGTTTATCTTTTCACCATTGATCGACCCCAGTTGTGCTTCTAAAGCAGCTAGCTTGTCAGAGAATAGCAATGCCGTAAAATCAACAGGGAGATTCTGATTCAAAAAGACACCATAACTAGCAACAGTAGTGACACCATGACTTCTTTTATGGGCAAGCGTTACATGCGCTTTCATCAGATTGTTCACCAAGCTATTGTCCTCAAGGAAACTCTTGGCTTTTGGATCCTCATTCGCTAACTGTTTCAGAAACAAAAGTTTGAGGTTACTGTAGTACCACTAGACGACAGTTACAACATTGTAACATTACAGTGCGAGTAGGTAAGAATAGGAATGGTACCAATGGAATTTGAGGGATTGTGAGGTCCAAAATACTGCATACAAGAATGCATAGATCAGGTATTACCTTATCCAAGAGGTTTTTAATTTCTCCGACAGGCAGTGTGACAGCAGCAAAAACGATGTTACCAAACTTCCTCTTCTCAGTATTATCAGGGGTCTTGTACTCGCCTTTTGCCACATCCTTCAGCTGCTCTAGGACTTGTTTCACAGCGTAGTCAAATGGAACCTAGAAAGTAGATGCCAACATATCtcagatgaatatgaacaaaaaataaacaacttaccgaaccatatatatatatatatatatatatatatatatatatatatatatatatatatatatgcatttacctTGTTTACTTTGAAGTCCAAGAAAATGATAAATTAAGGAATACAAAATATGGATGACATAGAGTAAAATGCTTCAATCAACAGGATCAAATATcaaaatattccataaattgcatTCTAGACAATCAAGAAAAGGATAAGAAGTCATTGACAGTGCCATGTCGACCCTCTGACATAACTTACTAGAATCTATGACAAACATATAGGAAGTATCAATACTTCAAATATTCTTCCATTATCAAGCATTACATTTTCTGTATAATTGATTATGATTGTTATCATGAGAACTCTACTGTTGTTTCTCTTGTTCATCATGTTACTACTTGACAAATCAAAATGAGTTGATAAtggaaataacttacatgatggaGACCAAACAAGAGAAGAATGAAATCCACCTTAGCTGATCAATAGTTGATAGAATAACTAATTAAGGAGATATGCACATGATAAAGGTTGTTATAATAGATATTAAGATTATATGCCTTGTGGAAAATTCAGCCCTTCATTGAACAATTAATTACCTCCCAAGTAGGAAAATGGCAGCCATCAAACAGAAATTGGTATTATTTGACTTCTTTTCTGTACATGGTGCATTAAAGTTTAAACAATGGTTTTTCTGTAGATTGTAACTTTAATAGCATTTACTTATACAGATAATGATATTATTGCTTTTAAGTAGATTCTACATTGAACAAATGTTTTTTCAAATTGTAACTTCAATAACAATTGCATACTAGATGGTCAGgataaatgatatgcatatatataGGGTGCACAAAGATGCTGTCACAGCCATGATAATGtactacatgaatttaaactggaACCATGTACAGAAAGGAATCACCTTTGCTGACTGTAGTAAAAGAAATTGTACAATGTGCAAAATAAAAACCTAACATGGTCTTGCACCTGAATGGAGTTAAGATGATCAGCATTTCCAAACAAAATCTCTCGCAGCCTTTTCTCCCAACGAGCCCACTCTTTTGCATATGAGCCTTTGGCAGGTTCCATTCTATGTTGACAATGTTTTTTGTTAGTTAACATGCAATAGGAAATCATTTCCATTTAGCTATTAAGATAGAAGAGTAAATTAAAAAAATGGAAAACCAATTTCTGGAAAGAAATTTAGAGACATGATTAATTTTTTGTATTCCGATATATACAATCATCTGCAGTTAATCTAGCTTTAGGTCAATAAATGACTCGATGATTTCATCCAAATTCTATTATTATTGGGCAATAACTTCAGAAGAATGGATTATTCTctttcaaagaacaaaaataggGCTGGGCACGCAACAGGAAGGCATTACATTAATATTAGGTATTGCCCAAAGGTGTAAGATGAACAACAACACTGTCCACATCACAAGTGATTGGCTGCACCATAAAATAGAGAAAACTAAATAAAATTAAACCAACAAACAGGCAGAGCAGGAAAGCAAATAAAATAGAGAAAACTAACAAGTAACAAGTAAATATCACTAAAACAGAGTGTTGCAATATGAACAGAATATATGAGAAGAGAGGTGGAGAGAGAATAATGATTGGAGGGTCTGAGGCAGGGGAGAGAGATGGTCGGAGGAAGAGAGGGCATCTTAAAAAATGATGCGATTAAATAAGAGAGGATTACTTTCTTTCTCATGTTAAGCCTAATTTCAAAATTGATACAATTACCCTCTTAATTAATGAAAACATTTAAGTCATGGGTATTTGAGTAATCTTATCTATATTTACAAAACTGAATTGGTTTTATTGATCTGGCCAATTCATATGGGTTATCCAAAAACAGGTCAGGTCAACCGGTTTTTTGCAATTTTTTAACAATAACTGATCCAACAAGTAAATTAGACCAGTTAGTGGTTTGGTTCTTCATTTTTCTGGTCCAACACTGGGTTCAGTAAGAATCTGATAACTATGCTTATACATATCAATTTGGTCACCAATCAGTATTAGTATCAGACCAAGATTTATCGTTGAAAACTTGTGTTTGATTTGTAAGGTGAATGAATCCGCAAAAACTACATGAAAGTTTGCAACAAAGAAGTTATAAAAACCTCATGTATAAAGAAAGTTTGTTAGTAGTTAATGTCTCATCCAAATCTATATTGAACAAAGATAAAGTCATGATTTAAATACATGTCTAATCTTAATCAGAGGTCACAGAGAAAGGTCATCATCAGATTCATCACAATAACATACATAACATAGTGTTCAGTACTCACTAGAACTTAAGAGTGTTTCCATACAACAACAAATAAGACAGTTGTTTAAAATTGAAGCGGTGAAAGGGACAGAAAGGTAGAAGGGGTAAATAGGGGAAAAAAAGAATCAGGTGTACTAACACAAAGGTTAAGGGAAGAAGATAAACAAGGGTCATTTGGCCTATGAAACTAAGATTcagttgatatatttttattcaatAAAATTTCTCTAGTTCTATTTGAACATATGAGACTCACGGTAACTATGTTTTCGAATGCAGAGAGGCTCCTattaagaataagaaaaaaaaattatccccAAAATTTTCCTCATAATTTCCTGCAGATAGATTTTCTTTTCCACTCAAAATGACTTGGACTCCTAATGGCCATCTGTTGGTCAAGTCCAATAAAAATCCACCTGACTCACCAACTGATTAAAGAATTTCAGGCCGAACCTCCCAACCACTTTGCATTAAATATGGTTCCCGCTTCTCTtccccattcagtactgaaaagCCTGTCATATTAATTATCAATTCCCAAGTTGGAAAGTCAAGCGAAGTGAACAAGCAACACCAAACTTATCCTAATGTCAGAGTGGGTGCTTTAAGAGTCCGTCATATGCACTTAAGACATGTCCAATGATAAAATGAAAACATGTACATGATAAGATGGAACCGGATGAGATTCCAATGAGATGGCTTTCAAAACCATCTGACTGGTCTCAAATCTTgttcatctctcatggatttgatGCTAAGCCGGATTTGATAGTCTAAGTAATTCGGAATTAATTTCATATTTTCATATACTTCAGCAAATATGCATATTACTAATGACAATCATAAAACAGAAATGGCTATTTTCTGTAGGCTAATTTACATGGCAATACTACTGCATCAACACCATTAGACTAATGAATTCTTCAGAAATACTAATATAGAGATATCTTAATACATATTGTATTTTACCTTCCATGCCTGTTTGTGTGAAGTCTGTAAAGATTTATGCCTTCATTTAGTATATCCTTAACAGGATCAGGTAATGGATTCCTGGAAAACAGCACAAATATCTTCTGCATCATAAGGAAATAATGTAGGACAAAAGTCACCAAACCATGCAAGTTCTGTAGACTAATTGAGTAAGAAATATAAACTAAATCCCAATGCTGCAGGGTAATGAAGTTACAACTTAGTTCACAATGTTTTCATTAAAACAATGTTATAACTTATAATAGTTTTTATAGTTCATACCTATCTGGTTTGAGCAAAGGCATCTTGACCAACGAGCCAAAACGTTCATATAGTTCACTTTCAAATTCTCTGCGGTTCTGAATAAAATTCCCAATGTCCatttatcaaaatgaagtgaATAGTATATAAATTCCTCATCTTAATACACCATACCAAAGACTATCAAATTTACATGCCTTGCCATCATAGAGGTGGTAAAACATCAGCAAAACATAACCAGCATTTGGAGATGCCTTGTCCAGATTTCCCTTTAAAAGTAAAGCACAAAAaattataagtaaaaaaattacaaaaatcataaaTAAAGCATCATTTTACTAAATCACAACCGAAAATCAGCGCATAGCAAATACCGGATGGTTTACTCGTTGAAGTACACGAAATATGAAGATAGCCAAAGCATCAAGTGAAAACGGATTAGAATCAGTTCCTGCAAATTAATATCAATCATCAAGATATGTACTTTCCAA includes:
- the LOC135581087 gene encoding type IV inositol polyphosphate 5-phosphatase 7-like, whose product is MRDENSKKSKLSWSKTLVRKWFNIKSKPQDFHADDDLAGEGGDGEWRTSFTERETCTVKKSRTERLYKKNYDRVWQGKLDVDAAQSTDVQDYKIFLSTWNVGGKSPPRNLNLEEWIHASPPADIYVLGFQEIVPLNAGNVLGAEDNVPAKKWLALIRKTLNTLPGTYSCGSYSISSPVPDPLVELDADFEGSSTGKKNSSFFHRRSFHSMSRSMSIDGDIMVMQPRLERRFSVCDPVSIVSRPSNFDPSFRCGGLFDDKKFGGESPSTGFFSPLSCAYGDPAYVEERDISSYHSSSRYCLVASKQMVGIFLTVWVRSEIRGDVKNLKVSCVGRGLMGYLGNKGSISISMSLHQTSFCFICSHLTSGQKEGDELRRNSDVMEILRKTRFPPVHRICDEKSPETILDHDRIIWLGDLNYRIALSYQSAKALVEMHNWRALLEKDQLRIEQRCGRVFEGWKEGRIFFPPTYKYSNNSDRYAGDDIHRKEKRRTPAWCDRILWYGRGLTQLTYLHGESRFSDHRPVYSIFNAEVEIINRNRFRNMGCSSSRVEVEELLPYSHGFTEPSFYC